The DNA sequence TTGTGTGAAAGCCAAACAGCCAACTTGATGTCTACCTCACTCGGTGCTATTAAATACACTTAGAGCTTGcacatcgtatgttgagacaaacgtaaAAGTAATGTTtatgtcaccattcaccagtggtaCCACCTGACTACATGTATCATTACTTAACCTGCTGAGTGGTGcaaattcagagctaatcggagattgacgtttgtctcaacatacgatgcacGAGCTCCAATTTTTCCAGTCACCCATGTAAAATTAAGGTTGACTCATTTGCTATAATTGATTGaattgaagtaaaataaaaataaaagtgttaAAGGATGTGTTTGGGATGAGAAAAGACAGCGTAGACAGCGGAGTTTGTCCTGCCAAGCTGACCGAAGTAGCCTCATGTATTTCCTCACAACTTATGAGTAGCGGTGTAGAGTATCTTTGATAGAAAAGCTTACAGCAGcaataattaaataattctCAGAAGGATGGAGTACAAACAGTGCAAATTAGGTGACATTTCAGAATGTAAACATTATCATGAAGGGTGAAAAATTTTCTTACCGACTTGATAGAGACGTCCTTCCGGTGAAAATATAGTTATATGACGATCAAACCCAGCACTGCTTCCTCTTGACATGATGCTGATCAATTAAATACTTctaaaataattgtttaaaagaaaaagagtgAATTGATTAACACATTTCACGATGCGGCTAATGCTGAATCATTGGATTAATGGATTGATTGAGGATTGATTAGAAAAGTTGTTGATGGTTGCTGGTGACTGGTGTATTCCGTTATTCTAACTTTTCCATTAACCAATCAAAGTCATTTCCGGCTTGACAATCAGAGGAGGCGCGAAATGCGATTGCGCGCTCCTGTAAAACGCGTGCGCACTGCTAATGAATTAATAAAGAGGGGTCGATGAGCCGGCCAAAATATTTACATTCGCATCTTTTTCTTGTGTAACAATCTCCACTCTGTCAATCAATGTTACTTAAAACGCTCGCTTTCTCGGGTTTATCTTGAagattttaattaatcaataggactAACCTTCCAGCTGCCATGTGTAGGTACATATTTGGCTCTATCCAAAGTGCTTGAATTTATTATGGCTATTAAGAAAAATTGTCAAAGCTCTTTATGTTAAATTTAAGCCTGCAAGTTGCTCTCTGGAAGTTCAAAGCTGTGACATAGTGGATAAATATTGATACAGATTGAAGATGGGCACTGATCAAAAACTTATGTACGCTTTTCGAGGATGGATTGCCTTTGTGGCTTTCATGGACTTAGGAGTAGCAGTTAGATCCTACATTGAAAAAAGATGTTTTTTAGGGGAACATTCTTACACTCAGTCTGACCAACTACTGGAGAAAGGTTTGTGAATTGTCACtattaattttttgcttgaaacaCACATTCCTGAGTTACTCTACTCCAACTTGCATGAAAGCTTTGAAGCTTTCGTAGAGATTAATTAGAATGAGTTAAGACAGTGATGTCTCAGCCAAACGTAGTAAAGTATCACAGAAAAAACTCAAAGTTTgatcttattttattgaaaagagTACAACTTTAACATTTCCATGGATTTGTAATGAAGATATGAACATTTTTGATACTTTGGCAAATGTTAGGTATGTAGATCATATGTGTGGGTAACTGATTGTGAGAGTAAATGCTACTATTTTTTTGCTGGTTCAGCTACATTCATGGTTTCATTGTGAcataatgtttttttaaaaccttGATGATAAAGAGCTGCTTATTACAAATTCCTTTCACTTCacacaaaaactaaaaatataatttttctacctctttttcAGAAGACCCAACTCTGCCTCGTATTTTGGGAATGTATTCAATTCTGAAAGCTTTAGCCTTAATTCATTGTACTGTATTCATTCACTATAGACCGTAAGTAGCAATAATTACTTAGCCTTTATAAGATTCTACCCGGAATGTGCacacacgcaaaaaaaaaaaattatcccccatcatttttcttgataatCCCAGCCACTAAGAATAATTCTGGAACGTATAGtataataggaaaaaaaaacaggttcTTTTACCCCCATTATGACAAGACCAGTgttgaaaacaaatatgacaCTTCTTTGCTGCTGAAATAAAAGACACAACATAACGGAATGGAAAAATTTAGGATCATCAGAGAGTTTTTATGAAACAAAGGTAACTTTTTAAGCAAGTACGTTCTTCCCTTTTATTTACTGAGTAGATTGTATTCCCTTAACCAGCCATTTGTCTTTGTATGCTGAtaacttttcattcaaatttcagAATTGTTAGCATGGGCGTTTGCTCCCTTTTACTCACAATAATAATGTACCTTGCAGAGGCGTTTTATTACCACTCGACAACTTTGAACTTTTATGTTGTCTTCCCTTGCGTGTTGAATGGTGAGTTTTTCCTACCGTATGACATTATACGTCTGATGATTAGAATGATATTATGAATTTACAGTTGGTATATTTGTGAGTGAATCTCAATTTCTAGATGTTGCATCTGTCCTCActgcaaaatatttccattgAAAGGACCTACCATCTTCAGTTGAAATCAAATTGAATTAATAATATTTAGAAATCTCTCCATTTCATCAGTAGAATTGATACAGAATATTTTTAAGGGGCACATCATGAAGAATTATCAATATCTCAAAAAACTATCaggttgaaaatgttttaaaatatttttcttcattcattcattGAAATGTTATGCAATTTGGCTATAATGCAATGATGATTTAGTGTTCCTTTTTCTAGATTCTAGGGCGTAATTCTATTAGGGGGGTGGGGAAGATCTTACAATAGCATGCCTCCCACAAAAACAGGATAGAGACCAATAATCCTCTTCTGTAAAATCTAGAGGTCTacgaatgaaaatttcagtgaaatatacTCTTCTGTCCTTGGTCAAATGTGAActggaaattcaaaatacatTTCACAATTCTTTATTACAGGTATCACTTTGTTTGGACTAATATTTATGCCTAAAAGATTACTGGAAGGCCCTCCAGTTATCGAGGATGAAAATGCTGAACTCTTGCGACAAGCTGCAGCATTTCGAAAGCGGAAAACCCCCAATAAATCAAAATGATAGATAACTTTAGTGCTCAGTTCACTCAAGTACTGACTGATTTAGTTGTAATTTTAAGTGCGAGTAATCATCTAATCACAGCTCTTTAACTTTTGTTGCTGTGATGAAATATTGTTTTCAAAGATTTTGATTACACGTATGACAAACTACAGGGACTCAtgtgttcaaattttaaagagagaTAAAGAACCGTTCAGTTTGTATCTTagggaaaaaaattagttaGGGTGGATCAATGAGGGGAATAAGCAAACAAGATTTCAAACAAATTCTGCAGAAATACTGATTTTACTTTACATTTTGGTCAAAAAACATATCCATTATGCCTCGAAGCATATTCCAGCTatttatttgcaaaaaatcTCTTTTATAAAACCTGATTTGAAGCTCAAAGTATCCAAACGCAAAAATTAACCATTTGATAAGACTGATCAAATGTAATATTTTGTGTTCAGATCATTTCACTTTTATTGTGGGGCTAACAAAACAgatcctttaaaaaaacggcTGAAATATGCCACTATGGCTGGTGGATCCGTATTTTAACCATGACTTTAAAGTGAAATCAGTGATTTGGCAAAATATGTTAAAAACTTTGGTCTTTGTTTACTTTCCGAGGATAATCGCCTTAAAGTGCTTTAGGAGTAATGGAAACTATTTGGAAATTCGCTTTACTTAggtatgattttaaaatgttaagaaaatacaattttccaaCATTATGAGTAGGTTGGtattttctatgtttttgaGGATGAAAAAGTAAAGTGGCTTACAGCAATACATTTCTATTGAATttgctaaaataaaaatgttaattttgacTTTGCCTACAAAAACTATGTAAGTTTGTCTGTGTTCAGTAGAAATTCATGTTTCTGTCAAAGTTAGGGACGCCTATATATAGGGGTACTTCTTGGCTCATTGCTTGAAACATACTGCTTGATTTAGCCTCACATCCTTCACTAAGCGGAATCAGTAGAGAATTACCGAAGTTTTAGATTTCTTTCATGAAAACCATAAGAGGCTTTTATTTGACGTTCGAAAACTATGTGTTTCCAACTTTCAGCACTACTACTCAGACCTTagttttgaaagttattttaaGGGATTGAGATGGCAAATGATACAGTCTAGTTTTAAACATGAGCATTATAAGCAAAATTATCAAGGCACAAAGACCCCTCTCCATGATGAATCAGCAAGTGTTTCAACAATATCATTATTGAGGAGAagttttcattaaaatgaacatttagcagaaaagaaaaaaaaagattgaggaATACAAAAACCTGAAGACTTCTAAAGGGAACAGGCAGAAAAAGATAAAGAAATTATGATTTTAGTAAATGGACTGCTCAAAGCCAAAAGAACTGGAGGTATAAGGTTTCCTATTATGTACAGTGCCTTCTTGCCTAGTTCAATGCAGATGAACTTTTGATCATTTGTGGGTCTCCTCACTGTTGACAGCTTTGGTTACCTCTCATTTGATTCAGGATATGGTGATGCCATGCCTTGAGAAACCTTTGAACATGAACAATTTTGGTATTTAAATAATATCCTGATTAATTCCTTGGGGGTAAgcaaaaattcttgaaatgaAGCTGCAAGCTATGTGCTGATGGTGATAGACATGAATAGAGGAAATAAGAATATTGATTACTCTCATTTTGCTTCCATGgatgatacctacattcaattACATACTTCAGGTTAAATTTCATAGTAGatattgatttttatcaaaataatttttaataattgttGACATTAAAGTTTTGTAGTTTTGAACAATATGTAACCTACTGATTTcttgtcttaattttttaaaagaaatgtgAATACTTTTGATATTATATCTGTTAATtcttttcaccctgaaaattttatttgtatttatttattttttcccctatgTCTTGGAAGGCGGTGTGATTTCAGGAACCAGTACCACTGTAAGGGTTACGAGTAAAATCAGCAACACTCTTTTGTGATTGTGGGgtactttttcaaaagaatagTTCATATTGTTGGTATTACAATTGGGAGATAAATCTTGTCCCAAATGCTTCCCCAAAAGTTTTCATCTAACCTCAAGGTTCATATTCCCATGAACAATTACAAcacaaaaattatcaaaacttGGCTAAACAAGAGGTACAGGGCGCAAGTATTCCTAATAATGAGCATATTTAGAGTTAAATTTGATTCTTTTGTGGaaacttacatttttcagcATAAGATTTCTACGATAGACACAGGAGCATAGAAATCTAAAGGCAAAATATACTCAGAAGTCAGAATGTACAAtacattattgcaaaataatttattttcaatattcaTGCACAgttatcaaaaataaatagttttaCTTTACCTATAATGCTTCACTCCGTTcaaattgaatatttatataaaaaaaggaaaaaacaaaaataaataaaatcataaaaaaaaataaagcattcccttcggaaaatacactaaataACCACTCAATCAACATATGAAGATGAATGCAggtaaagaagaacaaaaaaatgttctgaaaattaaaattatggttATTTGGATACAAAATTGTCGACACTGATTCAAGAGAGAGTCAGCAACTTTATTATGAATCATAATATCACTTCTATAATAAAGAAGAACTAAATGGGAAAGTGGTTGAGAGAGAAGATGAAATtaataagaaaataaagaaacaaaatacatGAAAACTGATATGCTTTGATGAGTTAGATAAGACCTGGGCTCCTCAAAAGAGAAAGGCGTGAAAAATATGGATTAGTTCCAAAAATTCGATAATATGATAGTTTTTTCTACACACACTATTCTATTTCAgcttaaagtttttttctctcgtaTATAATTTCATCAGAAGATGTGAGGAGTTTATTTTGAAGTATTGATGGACCAGGCACggacttttatttgaaatataAAGTCAGATGAGAGATATGAAATGATAATTGTATTACAATAATTTGGTACAAATTGCTGACTGTTGGCAAACAATTTAATAATGGATGAAGTGAGTAAGGTTCATACTAAATTGTAAGCCACTTCAAGCAAGCAATACTTCAATTCCTTTtgttatttgaatttttgaaaagagaaatgaCTTGACTGGATAGAAAACTAGCAAGAAGTTATAGAAAGATACAATTACATAACTCTGGATTCCATCCATGAACAAACAAGGCAAGTGTCTGCAATCTCAGGGAAAATATCATTGATCATGAAAATAAGTACTGAAAAGCACTTTTCCAATGCACAAATGATCTGGGCCGGGATATACTTTTCTCCTTGATCATGCTCTAAGAAAAGCATTCAAATGTCTCAGGTTCTCTCTCTCAACTTGGTAAGGAAAAgcagtcaatttttctttggtttGAAAAATATAGGGCTGTATTACACAAAATTTATGATCGAATTGGATATAAAACCATTAGATAATTTACCTATACATAGTatcaaaaagtatttttcatgaactttcaCCGGTATGAAACAAAATAGAAAGAGGGATGGATGTACAGAGAAcagtttcaaacaaaaatttactGTAAGCCTTAAGAGCAAATTCACATGTTCCGTGTTAAAAAAGGTACGGTTATGATAGACTCCTGAATAaggcaaaaaataaaagcatatcagcggaaaaaaataaaaaattgaacgttTATATAAAAAAGACCTGAGccttgaataaaaaattggccTGAGATTtgcagtcaaatttggcaagacaaataatttcaaatgatttttaaGGTCTGTATGAAAAATTTAGCAATATgtcttcagaaaaaaaatagaagataCGATGATATAGTTTTGGAGACTCAAAACGAAAGGAAAACgtaagaaaggaggaaaaaaaaccttgcgggacagttcaaaattttgtcttaaGTATTGGGTCATTCTTGTCTTTTGATATCCTCTTGTCATTGAAAATGAAGATGCAATGTTTCGTTTTCTTAAGAAtcatagttgggatgatatatttgaaaaaagaaaaacctctAATTGCAGGGCACTCCTGACGGTCTTATATCTTTCTGAAACTTTTCCCTCTGAAAAGGGAGCAGGACAGAAGatatttcttcttcaaaatggAAATGCATAAATTTACCTAGAAGAGATTATGTGCGGAGATTAATGAAAGATGGAGATTggacaaatatttgtatttttccccTCAATTATCACAAATCCAATCACATACTTGAACACCtgcattttcttttctcttggGATTCAAAACTTAAGAATCTAAATcgctttcctaattttttaaaggagcaCCTTTAGCTGGGAATGACTTTTGTACAGAACTGTCCTTACTTACATTAGTTGAAGATTACTTATACCCTCAATGGAAAAGGATGGAAGATACACAATGTTAATCTATTTATTCCATTGGACTTCaaccttaattttttgttaattgatttggaaaaattaaaattactttagCTACACACAGTAAAGATCACAATAAGGAAACCATCTCAACCTCAGCATTTGAAACCTTTCCCTTCAAAGAATAAAGGAAAATGAAGTCTGGCAAGATGAGAACAGGAAGGAGAAAAGGAATTGCTTCTCGTCAAACTCATTTCTATTCCAACCAACCAAATTAAGTCCCCAAAATGAAACTGCCAAGCTGTAATAGACAGTGACACCTTACTCCTCCTCTATATTGAACTATATCttgattttctttgattttgttgCAGCCAAGAGAATCCACTGCCTGCATGTTAATATATGAGAAATAATTattacatttttcagttttatcaTTGATTTCAGGGGCTTTATTTGGTTGATGAAGACCTACACTGCACCACCAAAGTATTTATTGAATGGCTATCAAAGGCAGATTTTTCTAGTACCTCTAAAACTACTTAGTCTTTATTTAAATTTGCCAGGCTGGTCCATAGTCAAAAACAGCAGCTCAATGATTTTGAATACATTACATTCGATTATGGAAATGTCTACTCTATGATTGTTCAATATTTAAAAGCTATGAACTTTAAAATCAATCAGATATGCTgcttagtttttaaaattttagaactaAAAATTCAGCAGATATCTCTGTTTCTTTAACAGACTGAATCTTATCGTTCCAGGACTCTTACagcaaactaaaattttgttcttACTCGGGCAACTGAGATGCTCACCATTATTTTACTGTTCATGATTAGTCAATTTCACCAATGAAAGAGAGAAACAAGAAAATCTTACAACAATTCGAATATTGAACTACAAAATGCGGAGCCCTGCTCTAGATAGCcagagtaaaataaatacataaacaGAAATGGGCTTGTTGTAATAAAGATAGTTATGAGGGAAGGGTTAATATGAGGGctaaacttataaaaaattttctacattttaaaaattatttatactaaaaaaatgggggaaaaaatataaataaaggAGAGGTAAGATTGAGATGGCTTCCTGAACATTGACTCAAAAGATAACAACATGAAATATTTAAGGTCACTTAGTGCACATTAAAGCATTCACATAAATATAGGTCAGCAAACAAATGAGGTTTATCTTCtcaagctaaaaattatttaaataataacAAAACTAATTGTAAGACATAGTATCTACAGATACATCAATTTCTACCTATTTatattaaatgaaataaatacataataaactttaaaaaatcaatacaatTTCAAAAGCAACATATTTTTTATGCGAAAggacattaaatatttcacaagagaatcacaaggaaaaataatgatgaagCTTACACTGAAGCTTCTGCGTAGAGTTGGTAACGATGCTGGGTCGTTTTTCTGAGAGTCATTTATGAATCTCGTTTTGATGGTGGAACTAGGTGTTCCGGCAATTGCTGCGGCAAATCATGTCCATCAACTTTGAGTTTAATCAGATACATTGCAAGAGCGAATTCATCTTCATCAAGGAAACCGTCATCATCAACATCAGAAAGCCGCCAAATTTTTGCCAGTACTGAGTTGGGTAATTTTGACTTGATCATTTCTTGCCTTGCAGCTAAAATACaggcaaataaaaaaaaggattttgagttaaaatgatttaaatggtaaaaataattttaaaaatgcttttaaaatggTTTTCTCTTACAGATCCTCTAGTCTTATAAAATTGCTTTTGAGAAGACTTAGCATTGCTAGTCTATTTATTGGATCCCTTTCTTTTCACTTTAAGAATAAGAAATGAGGATTATGAAGGCAGGTGGTACAGCTGGTACTTAAAATAAAACACAATCATAAGTACAGTAAATAGTTACTCCTTAAAATCAATAAAGAAAGAAGTGCCTTCAGTTCTCATGTTGTAAAAACAAGTAAGTTCTATTTCTCTTATTAGGAAATTTGGTGTTAATTgatatatcttttttttttaaatttttgcttagaAAATTCATAACAGGGATGAAAACCAAAAACCATTTGTATGATCAGTCATACTCACCAGCACCAGAAATTTTTCCATCCACTGGGCCCAATTCCTTGAAGATAGCATCAACCTTGTAACGATCTTTGGCTACAATCCAATCACTTTCGCCATGACCTGCATTGATACCCTCTCCTTTCATGTAACCAAATGGATTGTCATCATCTTCCACTTTGGTGAATGCTCCACCTACACAAGtaattgctttaaaaaattatatattgATGAGTACAGTGGTCTTGCAAGATAAATGAAGAcaccttaaaattcaaatagtAAAGGAGATTCATTGTACATCCGAACTTCATGAGCtcagaaaaattgcaactgAGCGACCAGCTAaaactttgattaaaaaatttatAACATATTTGGCAGAGGATTAGatatgcaaaatgaaatttaaatttgctGAAAAGTGATTTTAATTCTCATTGAATTTGTCGATTTTTAGGGGCTTGCATGCATATGCAACCCGGAGCAAATATCCgagaatttgataaaaaaaaatcttgaaatttgactcacgatatttttttcaaaattttaaaatgcttattttaatgtttctatGCACTTATACATATATGTCACCCTGGAGAGCCTCATAAAACATCTTAAAGAACCTGAACTTCTAGATTATGTCTTCCATACCATGCACTAATGTTGGATTATTAGCATGCATCACACAGTTAGAGGATTTCCTCAACTTGAAATaaccgttttcttcttctaCACATAGATTCTATTTCTTTTGTCATAAAgattttctttataatttcaATTACTTAGGGGAAGACAAGTAGTTGCAAGGCTTTGGTCTTTGACCCATCTTGGGGTCCTGATACCAGAAGAAAtgctgcggggggggggggggggcaaaaatgggggtaaaatatgaaaatgatgAATGACATTATACCTGAAACAGGTGCCTTTGCCTCTGTGGTAAGTTCTTCGACAGGAATCTGAGCCATAAGTTTTGCAATGTCATCTGATAACATTTTGTCAACTACCTCTAACAATCTTGGTTTGAgaggttgaaattttgtgaaatctTGATGTTGTAATGTTTCCTAGGTCGAggacaaacaaacaaacacttaaaatttgaaatcgcagcaaaatatttatgtattccaaatttaaaaaattcctgattcgTACATCTTCTCTGAATACAATGAGATCCTTGACTTTTCCCAGTCGccgaaaatttcctgactttgcCTAATTTTGTCACTCTTACAGACCGCCAGCTATCCTGTTTCTTCACTTACTAAAAGACTTGTTTTGTGAGCAATTTATTTTGCAAATGTTTTGATCTAGTTTGGACACAAGGCTGGATGCTCCAGGGTTCTGCCtaccctctaaaattttagaagCCATCTTGGCTACATACTTAGCCCAATTTTTAAGAGCAATCTACAATATTTTagaggccaaattgacttttcacAAGCGCAGCATGGCGAATGAAATTTGCCGCCGTGCCGAAAATGGTGCGTTGAAAGCGCTGCCGCTGTTTTGCAATTGCGAGTTTGAAAAATACGACAGGGTGCGTCAACATTCTGAGGCATCAAAATACACACATGCATAAAAAAGCATACACTCAAAATTCAGGAGTTTTTCTAAAAgttaccttcatttttttgatatCTGGAAAATCTCCAGGTGAAATTTGGTGTTCTCTTTGGATTTGGTCATAGATTGTATCTAAATGCTTGATTAATTCCTTCTTTTTTGCGTCCTTCCCAAACATTGAGGGCATGTCTTTCCGCAGGGCAGTGATGATATAAGCATGCAcctggacaagaaaaaaataaacgacgttagtacaaataaaaaatattacgGTTAACAGCCAACAACAAACTACAGGCAACTCTAAAGAGTATGGACTCGGTAAAAATTTTGAGACCTGTGCAGTCAAAAATCTTAGAACCGATTCACACTCTCCAAcacgcataattttcttccttcctttttttcttcgggacagaaatgagatttttcagagatttcagGTCAAAAAGTTCACTTTACCAGGGGAAAATTCATACCGAGGCAAATTTTATCCCTGTCTGTTGAAATAGAGACCTAAACTTCGATAAGGTTTAAAACcgagaatacatttaaattaagAAAACAAAACTTTTCATACTAGATATACCGCTCTAAATTTATGTTCATAAGACTGGCAAGAAAATTATAGATGCCGCAGCCAATCgacaatcgccggcaaattgcgatcgaataaaaaaatttgaagattcaGTAGTAAGTAAAGAAGGAAGATAGATAGTGTTGATAATAATTATAGTTATGGTTGGAAttcaaacagaaaatttttctgCATGCATGGTACCAGGTAGCACAGGCGCTGTGAAATCAGAGACCTATTGTTGTAAGTTCGGTTCGGATAGGCATCTAAACTAACTACCAGGCAATGCTGAGAGTATCaccaggatttgaaggcgcttcacacCGAGGTCGGGGTTTAACTTACTACACTCgtaccgcgttgagcagaaaatAACCGagtcacatcagttattgccaaatttcatcgaacaattcaatttttccagaggAACGGTAGTgcgaattcttttgaaaatttgcttcACATCCCGGAGGAAATCTCCTGTAATAGTCAAAAGAATCCCCACCATCGTTctcccgtaaaaaaataaattatccgaTAAAATTAGGCAATGTCGGATGCGACTTGGCTTCTTTATACTTGATGTGCGCCACTTACACACAGACAAGTGTGTTGAGTTgacggtgaaacagcaaaaacgcGGAGGTAGTTTCGATTGTGGGTGTTTCAAAACTTCCATTCCTATTAAATTTATTAGAGAGGACTGAATCAACAAtacggcttgaaattttcacagaaaatttctcacacatATATGAAAAACtaccgaagttttcaagaaatgacattcaacagttttcagtttaaaaattaatacaaaatcaTAGAGAATCTGCAAAGCCGCGAATTGACATTATGCGCTTTTGCAGTTACAGCGTTGTGCAGAATATTCTCATCGCCATCTCTTGGTTCGTTTACTACGTCCAGGGCAATGAATGAACATTAACTGTAATCTGAGACTAATTTAGCGTAAAGTGCCATAATTTTC is a window from the Bemisia tabaci chromosome 5, PGI_BMITA_v3 genome containing:
- the LOC109037849 gene encoding uncharacterized protein, with the translated sequence MGTDQKLMYAFRGWIAFVAFMDLGVAVRSYIEKRCFLGEHSYTQSDQLLEKEDPTLPRILGMYSILKALALIHCTVFIHYRPIVSMGVCSLLLTIIMYLAEAFYYHSTTLNFYVVFPCVLNGITLFGLIFMPKRLLEGPPVIEDENAELLRQAAAFRKRKTPNKSK